Genomic DNA from Candidatus Koribacter versatilis Ellin345:
TCGAGAACGCCTCCTGAAGTTGCAAAGTACGATGGCTACGCCCTTGCGGGAAACCGGAATCCGTGCCGAGAAGCGGGAACGTGCTTGGGCTGCTCAGAGAGAGATAAGGCAATGGATAAAGAGGATTTGCAGTCGTTCCCGCTGTTGGAGCGAAAGTAAATCCGAGATGGCCGTAAGAGACACGGAACTCATTCACCTTGTTGGAACTGAATGTGTGCGTCCAGGAGCCACCCGAGATCCAGGACGGTCCTCCCTGGTAGGTTTCAAAGTTCGGCAGAACCGAACTCGAGTTTGCAAACCAATCGGGCGAGAAATAGCCACGATCATGCAGGTAGTGGAAGGTAATGCTGTCGCTCTGGTGGGGCAGGTAATCCACTTTCACATTCCACTGCGTGTCCGTGCTCTGCTCCGGAACAATGCGGGTCGCGTCGCCCATTTCGACGAACGGCATGCTCGCAATGCCCGTGGCCACGTTCTGAATGTTTGAGCCCCCGCGAATGTTACCGAGATACTGCAGCATCAGGTTCGCATTGGTCGAACCATAACTTGATAGCTGCGCCGCTCCGTTCGCCGTGGGAATGGTGAAGGTGCTCGAGACTTCATTGCCGTAAGTGCGGTTCCACAATCCGCTGCCGAACGCAAACAGCTTGTCCTTAACGATCGGGCCACCCACGGTAAATCCGAAGGTGTGCGTATCGTAGCGGCCTTTACAGGGAGCGTAATTCGGGGCCCGGTTGCAATCACCGCCATCTTTCATGCCGGCAAGGCCGTTGGCCGCATCGATCGCATCTAATCCGGAACCGGAATAGAGTTCGCTCAGCGTGCCATGGTACTGGTTCGTGCCGCTTTTGAAGATAACGTTGGTGACCGATGATCCACCGCGGCCGAATTCTGCCGAGTAAGAGTTCGTCATGATCGCGACTTCCTGGACCGCATTGGGATTCTGCGGCTGGAACGCCTGACCTTGGATGCTGTTGTCGTTGTTGTCTTGACCATCGATCAGGAAGTTGTTGCTCTGCGGACGCCCGCCGGCGACGGAGAAACCCTGGCCGTTCGTGCTGCCACGGCCGTTGTTGTCGATTACTCCAGGCTGCGTCAACGCCAGTTGGATTGGGTTGAGACTGCTGATCGGCAAATCCGAAAGTTCTTTTGAACCGATGCTGCCGGAAAGTTCGCCGTTTTCCGTCTGAACCTGGTTGGTATCCGCGGAAACTGTAATTTCCGTCGCGGTGCCGCTCGCAATCTGTAGTCTGATATCGAGCGGGGTCATGACCGAGCCAGCCACTTCCAGACCCGTCACGGTCTGCGTTTGGAAGCCCTGGTACCCGACGGTCACTTTGTATTTCCCGAGATTCAACGCCTCCATACGGAAGGCTCCGGTCGGTCCGGATTGCACCGTGCGAGAATCGCCGGTGTCGAGATTGGTTGCTGTAATTTGTGCTCCTACGACCACTGCTCCGCTGTTATCGGTAACTGTGCCACCTATGATGCCCTTGCTAGTTTGGCCCAATCCGGTAACGGCGAAGGTGAGTATGAGCAACATCAGGCTAACGATTGCCACACTTCGCGTTCCGATTTTTTGATACATCGCTTCTCCTCGTGCTTCTATGAAAACGGGATTCCGCTTGCTGGAATTCCCGCGCAATTCAGCACTCAGTGAAGAGCAATTCTCCTTCCACGAAAGTGTGGGGTGAATCGTTTTAAAGCTAAGGACTTACGAACCTCGTGGTACGAACTTCTATGCGTTCTCATTTCGGGAATTCTGAATTTAGGAGCTGAAAACGATGTTCAGGATTGACGAAACTTTGCGCTGCCCAGCGTCACTTGCACTGCGCGCGGGAACGCAATACAAAACGCCAGATGACGAGCCTAGAGTCCTACTTCGCGACGAAGAAATGCTGCGCGGGATTGATCGCAGCGTGCTCATCTCCAAAGGCATGGTTCCTTCGGCTCTCTCGAGACGCAGACCATTGGGTCGTAAAAAAAACCCCTGCCTTTCGGCAGGGGCGAACAAATGGTGCAGTGTGTTCCCTAGAACTGGTACTTGATCAACAGCTTGATATTGCGCGCACCCTGGCGTGCCCAGTAGGTGTCGAACAGGTGGCTCGGGTTGTTGAGGTTCCCACTCGAGTCCTGTCCAACCAGGAACATGTCAGAGACGTTCGTGCTCCACATGCCCTGGTTCGGAAGTGCCGACTGGTTCGGGTGATTGAACGGGTTATACATTTCCACGCGCAGCGTCACCACTTGCGATTCGTGACGCGGAATCGGGATGTTGCGGTTGATTCCGAAGTTAAAGTTCACCTGGCCAGGCAGGATGTAGTTGTTGCGTCCCACCGTACCCGGCGCGCCAAACGGAACCAGGAAATGATAGTTGCTCAGGTCGCTGGCAGAGAGCGAGTTCAGCGTCGCCAGGTCGCAGTAATCCGCGCCCGGTGCGCAAGCTCCCCACGCTGCCGGCAAAGCAATCGCATTCATGGGCGCCGAAGCGTTCAACAGGTCCGGACGTCCACTCGAACTGTGGCCGCGACCGCTGCTATCGAAGCTATCGTAGATCGTGTCAGGCAAGCCAGACTGCAGGGTCGTGGTCCCGGTCCATTCCCAATGACGGGAGAGGTACGCGAGGCCGTTCAGCACTTTGTTGTCCTGCGCCTTGAAGCCCGGTACGTCCCACACGTAGGTAAACGCCCAACGATGGAACGCGTTGAAGGCTGACAAACCACGATCCGCCTGGCGGTTGGTTGGGTCCTGCGCATACGACGATCCGCCCGTGATGACGAAAATATTCGAGCTGTCATCAATGGACTTCGAGAACGTATATGCGCTGCGCAGCATCAAGCCATGAGAGAACCTGCGCTCGACCGTAACTGCCAGGCCGTTGTAGTAGGAATCACCGCCATTGGTGCGAATTGCCATGGCACCGCGGTTCGAATTGAAGCGCGGAATATAGTTGCCGCTGGCATCGTAGCCGCCGAAGGGGTTGTAGTCGTCATTCACCAACAGTTTCTGTCCACGCGATCCCAGGTAGGCGACCGTCAGGAGCATGTCTGCCGGCAGTTCACGCTCAATGTTGAAGTTCCACTGCGTGGTACGCGGATTGGTGAGGTCCTTCGCAATGCTTGTAACGGTATTGAACGGGCTCAAGGTACCTGAGAGTCCGCTGAACTGTCCGGTTGCGTTGGCGAAACCGCGCGCGTTCGAAGAGTCCGAGCCAAACAGCGGCTCGTCGATCGAGTTCGGTGCGGACGAGGCCGTATTATCGAGAATGTTGGTGTAGATCGCATCATAGAAAATGCCGAAGCCGCCGCGGAGAACGGTCTTGCCGTTTCCGAAGATGCTTGGCAGGAAGTTTGGCGAGTAGGCAAACCCGATGCGAGGAGCGATGTGCGAGAACTGCTGGTCCGCCTTCACCACCGTCGGGAAATTGTTATCGCCGCCGTAGATGTTCGACACCGCCGGGTACGGGAGTGAGTTCTCGGGATTCGTTTGATACTCGTAACGGACGCCGAGGTTCAACGTCAGGTTCGGCCGCACCTTCCAGTTGTCCTGGAAGTAGTAGCCGCTCTGCAGCAACGTGGGCTTCACCGTAGGATTACCTGTCTGGAGATCCAACGCCTGGCCGCTGGTGCCGGTGAAATTATCGAGGAAGTTGCCGAGTGCGGTGTAGCCGCCACCATCGGTGAAGGTCAGAGTTCCGCGGGTGTTGATTGGAATCTGGTCCGTCACCCAGATGCGCGCGACGTCCGCGCCCATCTTGAAGGTGTGGCTGCCCTTCGTAATGGTGAAGCCATCCTGCAACTGCATGGTGCGGTGGCTACGACCCTGCGGGAAAGCTGAGTCAGTACCCAATAGCGGGAATGCATCCAATCCGGCGCTGCTCAGTGCCAGGCTCGGCATTAGATAAAGCGGATTCCCTGTAGTTGCGGCCGTAGGTCCGAACGTGAAGCCGAGGTGTCCGTAGGACGCGCGGAATTCGTTCACCTTGTTCGAGCTAAAGGTGTGCGTCCACGAAGCGC
This window encodes:
- a CDS encoding TonB-dependent receptor — translated: MQPQFGKRRAAFVSVLLFALIFAVSAWGQTSKGIIAGTVTDTSGAVVAGAQVTASNTDTGETRTVQSGPTGAYRVEAVTLGKYRINVSFQGFQSQVINGVEVAGSVMTAVDIKLQVASAASTEVTVSADNNQVQTENGEISSTITTKELTNLPLASLNPIELALTQPGVIDNAGRGSTNGMGFSVNGSRPQSNNFLIDGQDNNDNSIQGQAYQPQNPNAVQEVAIMTNSYSAEFGRGGASVTNVIYKSGSNQFHGTLSELYSGSGLNAIDAANGLTGMKDGGDCNRAPNFFPCKTRFDSHTFGFTFGGPLIKDKLFFFGSGNWERTYGQEQNSNILIPTETGIGQLQAYGSANATLLTQYLGSLRGSTVGATCVNTGISSLPCVEMGNYTPTAPQQNTDTQWNIKADYLPRQTDTITFNYLHDRGYFAPDWFANPGSVLPGFETFQGGPSWIAGASWTHTFSSNKVNEFRASYGHLGFTFGPTAATTGNPLYLMPSLALSSAGLDAFPLLGTDSAFPQGRSHRTMQLQDGFTITKGSHTFKMGADVARIWVTDQIPINTRGTLTFTDGGGYTALGNFLDNFTGTSGQALDLQTGNPTVKPTLLQSGYYFQDNWKVRPNLTLNLGVRYEYQTNPENSLPYPAVSNIYGGDNNFPTVVKADQQFSHIAPRIGFAYSPNFLPSIFGNGKTVLRGGFGIFYDAIYTNILDNTASSAPNSIDEPLFGSDSSNARGFANATGQFSGLSGTLSPFNTVTSIAKDLTNPRTTQWNFNIERELPADMLLTVAYLGSRGQKLLVNDDYNPFGGYDASGNYIPRFNSNRGAMAIRTNGGDSYYNGLAVTVERRFSHGLMLRSAYTFSKSIDDSSNIFVITGGSSYAQDPTNRQADRGLSAFNAFHRWAFTYVWDVPGFKAQDNKVLNGLAYLSRHWEWTGTTTLQSGLPDTIYDSFDSSGRGHSSSGRPDLLNASAPMNAIALPAAWGACAPGADYCDLATLNSLSASDLSNYHFLVPFGAPGTVGRNNYILPGQVNFNFGINRNIPIPRHESQVVTLRVEMYNPFNHPNQSALPNQGMWSTNVSDMFLVGQDSSGNLNNPSHLFDTYWARQGARNIKLLIKYQF